A single window of Magnetococcus marinus MC-1 DNA harbors:
- the tnpA gene encoding IS66 family insertion sequence element accessory protein TnpA, translating to MTDKSIDGSGLSEKQQYWLAHLHTCRLEAGTIKGYAEANGLSLPSLYFWKRKLTQMGFLEESGSGKRRFQRLELSSTSPAGVCRIQFPNGMTVEWSGNGGESLLSVLRSVAAL from the coding sequence ATGACGGACAAATCAATCGACGGATCTGGGTTGAGCGAGAAGCAGCAGTACTGGCTTGCTCATTTGCATACTTGCCGTTTGGAAGCTGGTACCATTAAGGGGTATGCCGAAGCCAATGGTCTGAGCCTTCCATCGTTGTACTTTTGGAAGCGCAAGCTGACGCAAATGGGGTTTCTAGAAGAGTCAGGATCGGGCAAGCGACGTTTTCAGCGATTGGAATTGAGTTCGACGTCTCCAGCAGGGGTCTGCCGGATTCAGTTCCCAAATGGTATGACGGTGGAGTGGTCAGGGAATGGTGGCGAGAGCTTGCTCTCTGTCCTGCGATCTGTGGCAGCCTTGTGA
- the tnpB gene encoding IS66 family insertion sequence element accessory protein TnpB (TnpB, as the term is used for proteins encoded by IS66 family insertion elements, is considered an accessory protein, since TnpC, encoded by a neighboring gene, is a DDE family transposase.) — protein sequence MMRPSPDISVVHLCLEPVDFRKGINGLAALVEAELELNPFDEALFVFRNRSLDKVKILYWEQNGFCLWQKRLEKDRFHWLRQGGTAEIQITGRQLNWLLDGYNLAAMKGHNKLHFSSIV from the coding sequence ATGATGCGCCCATCGCCGGATATTTCTGTCGTCCATCTCTGTTTGGAGCCGGTGGATTTCAGGAAGGGGATCAACGGACTGGCTGCATTGGTGGAGGCAGAACTGGAATTGAATCCCTTTGATGAGGCTCTGTTCGTGTTTCGCAATCGATCATTGGACAAGGTGAAAATCCTTTATTGGGAACAGAATGGGTTCTGTCTGTGGCAAAAGCGGCTGGAAAAGGACCGATTTCACTGGTTGCGTCAGGGAGGTACCGCCGAAATCCAGATCACGGGGCGGCAGCTGAATTGGCTACTTGATGGCTACAACCTAGCGGCAATGAAGGGCCACAATAAACTGCATTTTTCTTCGATTGTATAG
- the tnpC gene encoding IS66 family transposase — MKTLPKTLPDDPAALREIILSLQAENVFLQDKSKRMEHEAQLLREKLNILIAKRFGRSSEKSDPRQLGLFDEAEVTAAEEPEEDAEEIQVPAHSRKAKSKGRKPLPEWLPRVDILHELPESALVCGLDGHHLVEIGRETSEQLDIIPAKVQVLRHIQIKYGCPHCKQGVKTAPAPKRPIPKALATAALLAHVAVSKYADGLPLYRQGSILTRAGIAVCRTTLANWMIQCGQLVQPLINLMRDKMLDYDILQMDETTVQVLKEKDKVAASNSYMWVQRGGPPGSPVILFDYDPTRGAEVPKRLLAGYKGWLQTDGYAGYLGVGAQEDVILMGCFAHARRQFDEAIKALGKSKKGKMGKAGQALSLIRKLYAVEKDLREEEATPERRYKVRQERSRPIIDELKTWLEDNRAGVLPKSKLGEAMGYLTNQWSSLIRYLDDGRLEIDNNRAENAIRPFVIGRKNWLFSNSVRGARASANLYSLIETAKANGWEPFEYFTKVFEGLATAQTVDEFDLLLPWNLKSAAEPTG; from the coding sequence ATGAAAACGCTACCAAAGACACTCCCTGATGACCCTGCCGCTTTGCGGGAAATAATACTTTCCTTGCAGGCTGAAAATGTCTTTTTACAGGACAAAAGCAAGCGTATGGAGCATGAAGCCCAGCTTCTGAGGGAGAAGCTGAATATTCTCATTGCCAAGCGGTTTGGGCGTTCCAGTGAGAAGAGCGATCCCCGCCAGTTGGGTCTGTTCGATGAGGCAGAAGTGACGGCTGCCGAGGAACCTGAAGAGGATGCCGAAGAGATCCAGGTTCCTGCCCATAGCCGCAAAGCGAAGTCCAAAGGACGCAAGCCGTTACCAGAGTGGTTGCCTCGGGTAGATATCCTTCATGAGCTGCCTGAGTCGGCATTGGTTTGTGGCCTGGATGGTCACCATTTGGTCGAGATTGGCCGTGAGACCAGCGAGCAACTGGATATTATTCCGGCCAAGGTGCAGGTGTTGCGGCACATCCAGATCAAATATGGCTGTCCTCATTGCAAACAGGGCGTGAAGACGGCCCCTGCACCCAAACGTCCCATTCCCAAGGCGTTGGCTACAGCTGCTCTATTGGCCCATGTGGCGGTATCCAAGTATGCCGATGGGTTACCGCTCTATCGACAGGGCTCCATTCTGACCCGTGCAGGGATTGCTGTCTGTCGAACCACGCTGGCCAATTGGATGATCCAGTGCGGCCAACTGGTGCAGCCGTTGATCAATCTGATGCGGGACAAGATGCTGGATTACGATATCCTGCAGATGGATGAAACAACGGTTCAAGTGCTTAAGGAAAAAGATAAAGTTGCAGCCAGTAACTCCTATATGTGGGTACAGCGAGGTGGTCCTCCGGGTAGTCCGGTGATTTTGTTTGATTACGATCCCACACGCGGTGCCGAGGTTCCGAAACGGCTGTTGGCGGGCTATAAAGGCTGGCTGCAAACGGATGGGTATGCAGGTTATCTGGGTGTGGGTGCGCAGGAAGATGTGATCCTGATGGGGTGTTTTGCGCATGCCCGTCGTCAATTTGACGAGGCGATCAAAGCGTTGGGAAAATCCAAAAAAGGCAAGATGGGCAAGGCTGGGCAGGCACTGTCGCTGATCCGGAAACTGTACGCAGTGGAAAAAGATCTGCGTGAGGAAGAGGCTACTCCAGAGCGACGTTACAAGGTGCGCCAGGAGCGTTCCCGCCCCATTATCGATGAGTTAAAAACCTGGCTGGAAGATAATCGAGCAGGGGTGTTACCGAAAAGCAAACTCGGCGAAGCGATGGGATATCTGACCAATCAGTGGTCCTCTCTGATTCGATATTTGGATGATGGACGCCTGGAAATTGACAACAATAGAGCCGAGAATGCCATTCGCCCCTTTGTGATTGGCAGGAAAAATTGGCTCTTCAGCAACTCTGTTCGAGGTGCAAGGGCCTCGGCAAACCTCTACAGTTTGATCGAAACGGCCAAAGCCAATGGTTGGGAGCCCTTCGAGTATTTTACAAAGGTCTTTGAGGGCCTCGCCACAGCGCAAACCGTGGATGAGTTCGACCTGTTGCTCCCGTGGAATTTGAAATCTGCTGCTGAACCGACAGGGTAG